In Desulfonatronum thiodismutans, the genomic window TGTTCCATGGTGGCGCGATGTTTGGCTGTGTTTGGCAAGGCCGAAGCATTTTCGGTCAGCGAATGGGAAGATAGGAGACGAACACGGCAAACTCAAGTCGGCTCTCGCGGGTTTGCCTTGAATTGGGAAATGTCGTAGAGAACGCCCCAACTTATGAGGAATCCCGCCATTTCCAAGAACGCTTCCGTGACGTCGGGCTTTTTTGCTCTCTTGGTCCGCCTGAATATCAGGACGAGTATTTCCAAAATTGCCGTCTTGTTGTTGCCGTTCGTCTTCCTGGCCATTCTGGCTGGTTGCGGAGCCAGGCATCCTCCGCCGCGACCCGCTATTCCCGGCAGTGCGGCGGAATCCATCGTTCAGACCGCTTTGAGCAAAACTGGTCGGCCTTACTCCCGGGGTGGGACTTCTCCCCGTGTCGGATTTGATTGTTCCGGGCTTGTGGTCTGGGTCTACGGCAAGCATGGAGTGAAGCTTCCTCGCACGGCGCGGGACCAGTCCCGGGCGGGGAGCGTGGTCCCTTATAATCAGCTTCAGGGCGGAGATTTGATCTTTTTCCGGATCGGCGGTCGGGGGGCATACCACGTGGGCATTGCCACCGGACGGGGAACCTTTATCCACAGTCCGAGGCCGGGCCAGCGGGTCCGCGAGGAAAGCCTGTTCGACAGATACTGGCAACAACGCCTGATCGCCGTACGCCGGGTTCTCTGACGCTGCTCCGCGAGTTCTCTCTCTCCCTCCGTCTTTACTCATCTCTCTTTTTGTTTCCCAAGGCCCACTGCATCTGGCGGCAGATTCCCATCAGCAAAGCGTACTCGCTCCGTCGCATTCCCAGACGATGCCAGAGTCGGCGCAGCCTGAGCATCCCATAATCCGGGTTCGTCTTGGGGAGGAAGTCGATCGTCGTCAGCAGATGCCCTAGGGCCGCGAATAATGCTTCCTGTTCGGCGTGGTCCACGAAGTCGGCTTGGAGGGGTTTGGGGGTCGGCGACGGTGCGCCTCGGGCGGCTTGGAGGCATTCGTAAAGGATCAGCAGAACGGCCTGGGCCAAGTTCAAGGAAACGCTGGGCGTGGCCGTGGGAATGGAGATCAGGTGGGTGCAGCGGTCGATCTCGGCGTTGGTCAGGCCGCGGTCTTCCGGTCCGAAGAGCAGGGCCACGTCATGACCTGCCAGCATTTGGTCGACGATCTGGCGGGCGGCCTGGGCAGGAGAGAGCAGGGTCGCGCGCCGGCCGCCCAGGCGAGCCGTGGTGCCGTAGACCTGGGTGAACGGTGCCAAGGCCGAAGGAAGGTCCGCGAATGTCTGGTTTTGATCCAGGAGCGGCTCAGCGTGGACCGTGGCCAGCGGCTTGGCCCGCTCCGGCACGTAGTCCCGAGGGGCCACCAAAAGAATCCGCTTACAGCCCATGTTCAGGCAGGCCCGGGCCGTGGAGCCCACGTTTTCGGCGAACTTGGGGCGAAACAGGACCACGGCCAGCCGCTGCCGAAGCAGGGCAACCGCGGGATCGTGGGAGGGAGGCACGGAAGGCGATTCCTGGTGCATTTGATCCCGGCAATCGGCTTAGACCATTTCTAATTCAGAGCTTCTCGTTCGGTATCGGGATCGATACTGTTTTTTCGCCAGTTATCCCAATTCGACCCCGATTCCGACGCCGACCCCGATAACTGCATAAACTCAAACGAATAACGCATTACCGAAGTAGAATTGGTATTACACGTTAAACCGGAATTCGATGATGTCCCCATCCCGGACGACGTATTCCTTGCCCTCCAGGCGCAACAGGCCGCGTTCCTTGGCGGTCTTGAAGGTCTTGCAGGCCAGGAAGTCCTCCCAGCCCAGCACTTCGGCCCGGATAAAACCGCGTTGGATGTCCGAGTGGATCACCCCGGCGGCTTCCTGGGCCGGCTGACCGGCCCGCAAGGGCCAGGCCCGGACTTCCTTCTCTCCGGCGGTCAGAAAGGTGATCAAGCCGAGCAGGTTGTATACTCCCCCTACCACCAGGTCCAGGGCCGAGCGTTTCATGCCCAGGTCTTGCATGAAGGCGTTGCGTTCCTCGTCGTCCTGCAGTTCGGCCAGTTCCCGCTCCAGGCGGGCGGAAACGGCGATATGCACCGCGCCGGGACCTGCTTCGGGCACCGTGACGTCGGCCAGCTTGTCTTCACCGACGTTCCAGGCCCAGAGCACGGGTTTGGCCGACAAAAAGCGGAAGCCGCGCAGTTTGGGCAGGGCCAGCAATGTCTCGTTTTCCCGCAAGGGGCGTTCTCGGTCCAGGTGTTCCTTGGCCTGCAGCAGGGCCGCTTCCTCTTCCGGATCGTGGAGAAGCTTGGTTTTTTTCTTGTCCTGGGCGATGCGTTCCAGGCGCTTTTCCACCACGGCCAGATCGGCGATCAAAAAGTCCGCCTCCATGGCCTGAAGCTGGTCCATAGGCTCGGCCGCTCCGGAAAATCCATCCAGGAGCGCGAGCAGACAGTCGTAGGGTCGGACTTCGTTGAGCACCCGGTCCCCCAGGCCCCCACCCTTGGCCCCGGCCGCTCCGGGCAGGTCCAGCAGTTCGATTTCCGTGAAGGTGATCTTGGGCGGTTTATACAGTTCGGCCAGGGGCGTCAGGCGCGGTTCAGGAACCTTGACCATGGCCCGCCCGGAGGGCACGGCCGCCGCTCCGGCCAGGGCCGCGAACAGTTCGCTCTTGCCCGCCCCGGCAAATCCTATCAATGCAGTTTTCATGAATGACTCCCAAATGGTTGCGATGCAGATGCGGATTAGGGCCATATGGGGGGATTGTCAAAGATCGCTCCGTCGGCGCGGCCACAGGGCGGGATTGCCTCATGGATGTGGATCGGCTCGGCACCTCATGGCGATCGAAATCGAAATTGTGATCGGAATCGGTCTTGAGCTGGCTAAATCCAATGAATGGAGGTGACAGTTGTATTTTTCGATTTCGATTTGTCATGCATGGTCTTTGAGATAATCAGGGTACAGCGTGGTGGCGGCTTCCGGCCCCCAGCTTCCGGCGGGATAGAAGTTGAGGTGCTTGGCCCGATCTCCGCAGGATTCGCACAGTTCCAGGATCGGGGTGAGGTAGGCCCAGCAGAGCCGGACCGCGTCCTGACGCCAGAACAGCATCTGGTCGCCCAAAAGGCAGTCCATGAGCACTTTTTCATAGGCGTCCTTGATGGCCGTCTTGCTTTCCTGGTTGTAATCGAAGTTCATGGTCACGGTGCGCAAGACGTTGTTCATTCCTGGAATTTTGGCCTGGAAGGTGAGGTTGATCACCTCGTCCGGCTGGATGCCCAGGATCAGGCGGTTGGAGGAGATCCGTTCGCCGAGAACGTGCCGGAACATGGCGTGGGGAACGTCCTTGAACTGGATGATGATCCGGCTCAATTTTTTGGCCAGGCGCTTGCCGGAGCAGATGTAGAACGGCACGCCCTGCCAGCGCCAGTTGTCGATGTAGGAGCGCAGCAAGGCGTATGTGGGGGTGAGGGAGTCCGGGGCGACCTTCTCTTCGCTTCGGTAACCGGGTACGTCCTTGCCGTTGATTCGGCCCGCCGCGTACTGCCCCAGAACCAGATCGCTGAACTTGCCCTGGAGTTCAAAAGGCCGCAGCGAGCGAAAGACCTTGGTCTTGTCGTCGCGCACCGGCTCGTCCTGGAACCGGGCCGGCGGTTCCATGGCCACCATGGAAAGTAGTTGCATCATGTGGTTCTGAAACATGTCCCGGAGCACCCCGGCCTGCTCGTAGTATCCGGCCCGTTTCTCCACGCCCAGGGTTTCCGCCGCGGTGATGCCAACGTATTCGATGTAATTGCGGTTCCAGAGCGGCTCGAAGATGGTGTTGGCAAAGCGGAACATCAGCACGTTTTGCACGGTTTCCTTGGCCAGGTAATGATCGATGCGAAAGATCTGGTGTTCGTCGAAGTGTCGGTGCAGCACGTCGTTGAGCGTTTTTGCCGATTCCAGGTCGTGACCAAAGGGTTTTTCCAGGACGACCCTGGACCATTCATGGGTCCTGTCCTTTTCCTGGGCCAAGCCGCACTGGCCGAGCCGGGTGGTTATCTCCGGGTAGAGCTGTGGAGGAACGGCCAGGTAGAAAAGCGTATTGCCCTGGGTGCCGAAGAACGCACTAACTGATTCGAGACGGCGACTCAGGGCCATGTAGTCGTCCGGATTGTCGTATTGCAGTTGCTGATAGCAGACGGATCGCAAAAAGGCGTCGCGGTGGTCCTGGTCGCCGTTGTCCGGAGACGGCAAGGATTCTCGGACCTGCTCTCGAAATCCTGGATCGTCGAACTCGGTCCGGCTGCACCCAATAATGGCGAAATGATCCGGAAGATGGCCTCCGCCGTGGAGGTGGTACAAGGCGGGAAAAAGTTTGCGCATGGCCAGGTCGCCGGATGCGCCGAACACGACGATAATACACGGGGGCAGGTGGCGACCGGTGCCGCGGGTTAGGTCGGGCATGGCGAGGGTTGTCGGGGAATCCGGCTGGACGGAGGGTTGGACGAACAGGTCCCGAAGGTCTTGCGTGGTCATCGGAGTGCTCCTGTTAGGAATTGGGGCGAGGACGCGGCGTGGAGCCGGGGATCGGTCAGTGACGAAACAGCCAAATCAGAACGGTCAGGCCCAGGCCGATCATGATGGAACTGGTCACGGGCAGGTAGAGCCGAAAATTGCCTCGCTGAATCAGAAAATCGCCGGGAAGCCTGCCCAGTCGGAGTTTTCGGAGCAGCGGCCGGAACAAGCCGGTGACGATGAGAAAGACGGTGATCAGGATAAGAAATTTGGACATGCGCTCCGTCGAGTCAGCTTTCCTTTTGACTCAGAGGTGCGGCTGCAAAGAGCTCGGTCAACGCATCCTTGATCCCGGTTTTGTCCAGACCGAGTTGCTTGCGCAGCATTCGCTGCGGACCGTGTTCCACGAAGACGTCCGGGATGCCCAGCAGGCGAATGCTTTGGCCGCAGAGCACGCCTTGGGCCGCGAACAGCTCCAGCACGGCGGATCCGAATCCTCCGGCCACGACGTTTTCCTCCACGACCAGTATTCGGGAATGTGTTCGGGCCAGCTCCAGCAATTGGGTTTTGGGCAGCGGCTTGATGAACCGGGCATTGAACACGGCGACCTCGCGACCCGCTTCTTTGGCCAATTCCTCGGCGGCTTCCAGGGCGGGATGCACCCGGCTGCCCAGGGCCACGACCACCGCATCCCCTCCGTCTCGCAGGGTTTCGCCCAGGGCCAGGGGCAGCGGTGACGGGTCGTCCTGAGACGGCGCGCCCACGCCCACGCCCCGTGGGTAGCGAATGGCCGCCGGACCGGGGTGTTTCAAGGCTGTGATCAGCATGCGTTGCAGTTCCGCTTCATCCTTGGGGGCCATGAACAGCAGGTTGGGGATGTGGCGCAGAAAGGAAATATCAAACGTGCCGTGGTGAGTCGCTCCGTCCTCACCCACCAGTCCGGCCCGGTCCAGGCAGAGGGTTACCGGGAGGTTCTGGAGGCAGACGTCGTGAACCACCTGGTCGTAGGAGCGTTGGAGAAAAGTGGAATAGACCGCCACCACCGGCCTGTATCCCTGGGAGGCCAGTCCGGCGGCCATGGTCACGGCGTGCTGTTCGCAGATGCCCACATCGAAGAAGCGGTCCGGGTAGGCGTCCGCGAAATAGTTCAACCCAGTGCCTTCGGGCATGGCCGCGGTGATGGCCACGATCTTGTCGTTTTTCGCGGCCAGGTCCACCAGGGTCCGCCCAAAGATTTCCGTGTAGGGCGGCAGGCAGGCGGAAATCTTCTTGGCTTCGCCGGTTTCCGGAACAAAGCAGCCCACGCCGTGAAAATAGGTGGGATTGTTTTCCGCCGGGGCGTAGCCCTTGCCCTTGGTGGTCAGCACGTGGACCAGGACCGGGCCTTCCAGCTCCCGGACTTGTTGGAAAATGTCCACCATGTCCGGCATGCTGTGCCCGTTGATCGGGCCGATGTAGTTGAATTTGAAGGCTTCAAATATCATTCCCGGCGTGAAGAACCCCTTGAAGGAGGATTCGCTGAGCCGGGCGTAGTTGGCCAGGTCGTCTCCGAATCGGGGGACTTGGCGCATCCAGGTTTCCATCTGCTGTTTGAAGCGCTGCACCCAGCGCTTGGAGAGCTTGCGGCTGAGGAAGGAGGACAAGGCCCCGACGTTGCGGGAGATGGACATCTCGTTGTCGTTGAGCACTACGGTCAGGTTCACTCCCAGGTCTCCGGCCTGGTTCAGGCCCTCATAGGCCAAACCGGCGGTCATGGAACCGTCGCCGATGATGGCGGCCACGGTATGGTCCTCGCCGGCCAGGTCGCGGGCAATGGCCATGCCCAGGGCCGCGGAGATGGAGGTGCTGGAGTGCCCAACGCCGAAATGGTCGAAGGGACTTTCGGCCATGCGTGGGAAACCGCTGATCCCGCCCATGGTGCGCAGGGTATGAAAATTTTCACGGCGGCCGGTCAAGATTTTGTAGGCATAGGCTTGGTGGCCCACATCCCAGACCAGCCGGTCATGTTCCGGGTTGAACACCTTGAGCAGGGCCAGGGTCAGGTCGGTCACGCCCAGGGACGGAGCCAGATGCCCGCCGTTGGCGGAAACCGTGGAGATGATCGTCCGGCGGACCTCCCGGGCCACGGCTTCCAACTGGGCGATGTTCAGTTCGTTAATGTCTTTGGGGTGATTGATGGCGGAAAACAGGGCATGCCCGTCAGGACTCTCGGTTCGTTTGCGGGCCTGGATCGGCGCTTGCGGAGTCACGTCGCGCGGGCCTGCGCTGGTTTCATCGACGGGCTGTTGCAATGGAGCTGCCTCCCTGGGCATGAACGTGGCGTTGGAATGGCTGGACATGGGGTGGTTTGTCGTAAGATGGTCTGTGGTGGAACGAAAAAGATACGCGGTCAAGAGCGAATCGGCAAACGGCAATGCGACTGGTCAGGTCTTTCGGGTCAGGTCCTTCGGGTCAGGTCGCCCGGGTCAGGATATACTCGGCCAGTTCCCGTAGGAACCAGGCGTGGCGGCGCGTGAGGTCAGAGATGTCCGGCGCGTCCGAAAACACGTCCAGAGCGGCGAGGGCTTGGTCCGTATGCGAGCGGGCCAGATCACGGCTGGCTTCCAGTCCGATCAGGGCGGGGTAGGTGACCTTGCCCAGGTCCTGGTCGCTGCCCACGGGCTTGCCCAGGACGGCTTGATCGCCGATGACGTCCAGAATGTCGTCCGTGATCTGAAAGGCTCGGCCGATGTGCGTCCCATAGTCCGCGGCCCGGGCCAAATCCACCTCCGTGGCTCCGCCCAGAAGCGCCCCGCAGACGCAGGAAGCGCGGATCATGGCTCCGGTCTTGAGTTCCTGCATGCGGGAGAGGTCCTTCTCCGTCGCCGTGCCCCCGGTCCATTGCATGTCCAGCACCTGCCCCCCGACCATCCCGGCGGCTCCGGCGGCCCGGGCCAGCTCCCGTCCGGCGGCGAGCATCCGCTCGGCCGGGACGGCGCAGGAGAAGAGCAGGCCGAAAGCCTCGGTGAGCAAGGCGTCTCCGGCCAGAATGGCCAGGGCTTCCCCGAAGCGCTTGTGGTTGGAAGGCTTGCCCCGGCGCAGATCGTCGTCATCCATGGCCGGAAGATCGTCATGGATCAACGAATAAGTATGGATGCACTCCAGGGCCGCGGCCGCGGGTAGGACATGAGCCCGGGGTTCGCCGACCATTTCCGCCCAAACCAGACACAAAACCGGGCGCAGTCGCTTGCCTCCGGCCAGCAGGCTGTATTCCATGGCCTGAAGAAGCGGATCCGGGACGCCGGGGCGCTTGAGGCACGTGGCTAGATAGCGATCGACCTCGCGTCCCAGTTCAGAAAGGTATGCTTTCATCATCGTTCTCCGATACGGCGGATTGCGGGTCGGCGGCGGAATCTTCCTGTTCAAAAGGCTCCAAAAGACCTTGGGACAGGACCATGACTTCATTTCTGGCCGACTCCAACTGCTTGCGGCAGTTCCTGGCCAGCACGACGCCTTCCTTGAACAGGGCGACCCCGGCTTCCAGCGGCAGGTCCTCGTTTTCCAGGCGAGCCACGATGCCTTGAAGCTCGGCCAGCTTGGCGTCAAAGCCCGGTTCCTTTTTTTTCGCGCGCATGTGTTTTCCTTGGGTGGTTCCGTCGGGCCGTCGCCGCCGCCCGTGGTCGTCGTTGGCAATACCAGCGGGTGGCCGAACACTCAAGGGGAAAGAAGCGCGATACCGGGAAAGCTTGAAGGGCAAGCTCAAGAGGCAAGCTTAATTTCGCTATGGGGATTGCTTTTGCCGGGGAGGTGTGATTTTTGTTCGTTTTCTTCAATACTGCTTTTCTAAGGCGCGACGACCTGATACAGGTCGCCGTCGAAGACGAGACCCCGGAGTCTGTTTTTCACCATGAAGAAAGGAGCTGAGAGCATGCTGCATGCCGTTCGATCCGTGGAAGGATTTCGTCTGGCCGGGATCGGGAGTGCTTTGGCCGTTCCCGTTATTGCCGTGGGCCTGCATCTGGCCCAAGCTTCAACCTGGACGATCCTGAGCGTGGTGATCGCGGGATGCATGGTGCTCGCGCTACTGATGTGGGGATTTCTTTCCGGGTTGGCCGCCGTGCTGCAAAGCAACCGGACCTGCGCCGAGGCCATCGTCGCGGGGGATTATCATCGACTGTTCGAGCAGGCTCCGGACTCTGGTCTGCTTGGGCAAAGCCAGGAAGGCCTGCGGGACACGCTGACCCACCTGAAGCACGAACTGAGCCTGTCCAAAGGCGTGATGCGCAGCATGGTCACGCCCTTCGTGGTCACGGATACCAACGAGGTCTTTATTTACGGCAACCAGGGACTGATCAGGATGCTGGAGCACGAAGGCAAGCCCGAGGATTACTACGGGCAGGACGTGTCCATGTTTTTTTACGGGGAGAAGCGGCAGACCGTGTTGGGCATAGCCATGAAGGAGAACCGCACGATCAGCAAGGAAGTGGAGTTTATCGGACGCAAAGGCGGTAAGCGGAACATCCATATCGACGCCGCGCCGCTGTTTGATATCGAAGGTCAGCTGATGGGCGCTCTCTGCATTTATACTGACTTGTCCGACATCCGAGCCTCCGAAGCCAAACTCTGCGAACAGAACGAGATCATTTCCTCCGCGGCCGGCAAGGCCACCGGGGTGTCCAAGTCTTTGGCCGCGGCGGCCGCGGAGCTGGCCGCTCAAGTGGAGGAGGCCCGCGGAGGCGCGGAGGAGCAACGCTCCCGGACCGCGGAAACAGCCACGGCCATGGAGGAAATGAACGCCACGGTCCTGGAGGTGGCCAGAAATGCCTCCAGCGCCGCCGAGGCGTCGGATCAGGCCAGGGTTAAGGCCATGGAGGGGGCGAAGATTGTAGACGAGTCCGTGGCGGCCATTACCAAGGTGCAGTCCCAGTCCTCGGAAGTGCGGTCCAGTTTGGGCCAACTCGGCCAGCAGGCCGAACAGATCGGGCGGATCATGAACGTGATCGAGGATATTGCGGACCAGACCAATTTGTTGGCCTTGAACGCGGCCATCGAGGCGGCCCGGGCTGGGGACGCGGGACGCGGGTTCGCCGTGGTGGCCGACGAGGTGCGCAAGCTGGCCGAGAAGACCATGAACGCCACCAAGGAAGTGGGCGACGCCATTTCCGCCATTCAGCTGGGTACACGGGACAGCATCACGAGCATGGATCAGGCCGTGGGAGCCATCGAGCATGCCACCTCCAAGGCCAACCTCTCCGGGCGGTCTCTCCAGGAGATCCTGGGCTTGGCCGAACAGGCCGCGGACCAGGTCCGGTCCATTGCCACGGCGGCGGAACAGCAGTCCGCCACCAGCGAGGAGATAAATCGCGGGGTGGACGAGATTAACAGGATCGCCTCGGAAACCAGTGAGGTGATGAACCAATCCGCCCAGAGCGTTTCCCAGATGGCGGGCATGGCCGTGGAACTGAATACGATCATCGCCGATATGCGCGCCCAGGCTCCGGAAGAATGTACTCCGACGTAGCCCTGTGTATGTGAGTGACGAGAAAGCGGTCCGTATGGCTGAAAGCCTCGGGCGGACCGCTTGTTTTTGGCGGAATGAAAAGAAAAAGCCCTCCGAAGATTACTTCGGAGGGCTTTGCTGTTTCCCTTTGTATTCTCAGTGGTGGGCGGTCGGGGATTTGAACCCCGGACTTCCACCGTGTGAAGATGGCACTCTAACCACTGAGTTAACCGCCCACGTTTTTCTTTATGTGAAACCCTCTTCGTTGGCAAGATTTTTTTTCAGACCTGTTTGCTTTCGGCATTTTTCTCGTCCAGCGTTTCGATTGCCGGGGCAACTGGACTTGGGTGGGGGATGGGCATACGATGTTTGGCGGTTGTCACCTACTTGCAGGAGAGGAAAAGCTTATGTTGTTGATTGAGGATCTTCGGGTTTCCATTGACGGCCAGGAAGTGCTCAAGGGCGTCAGCCTGGAAATCAAGGAAGGTGAGACGTTCATCCTGTTCGGACCTAACGGTTCGGGCAAGACCTCGTTGCTGATGACGTTGATGGGCTTCGCGAACTATACGGTCACGGGCGGGAAAATCACCTTCCGGGGGCACGACATCACCCATGCCCCGATTTATGAACGGGCCAGGCTGGGCCTCGGCATGTCCTTTCAGCGTCCGCCGACGATTCACGGCCTGAAGACGCGCCACCTCGTGAGCATGTGCGCCCATCACCGCGACCGGGAGGTGGACGTGGAAGCCTTGGCCCGCAGGGTCAATTTCGACCAGTTTCTGGAGCGGGATATCAATGCCGGGTTTTCCGGAGGTGAGATCAAGCGTTCCGAGTTGCTGCAAC contains:
- a CDS encoding C40 family peptidase; its protein translation is MRNPAISKNASVTSGFFALLVRLNIRTSISKIAVLLLPFVFLAILAGCGARHPPPRPAIPGSAAESIVQTALSKTGRPYSRGGTSPRVGFDCSGLVVWVYGKHGVKLPRTARDQSRAGSVVPYNQLQGGDLIFFRIGGRGAYHVGIATGRGTFIHSPRPGQRVREESLFDRYWQQRLIAVRRVL
- the xseB gene encoding exodeoxyribonuclease VII small subunit, giving the protein MRAKKKEPGFDAKLAELQGIVARLENEDLPLEAGVALFKEGVVLARNCRKQLESARNEVMVLSQGLLEPFEQEDSAADPQSAVSENDDESIPF
- the dxs gene encoding 1-deoxy-D-xylulose-5-phosphate synthase, translated to MSSHSNATFMPREAAPLQQPVDETSAGPRDVTPQAPIQARKRTESPDGHALFSAINHPKDINELNIAQLEAVAREVRRTIISTVSANGGHLAPSLGVTDLTLALLKVFNPEHDRLVWDVGHQAYAYKILTGRRENFHTLRTMGGISGFPRMAESPFDHFGVGHSSTSISAALGMAIARDLAGEDHTVAAIIGDGSMTAGLAYEGLNQAGDLGVNLTVVLNDNEMSISRNVGALSSFLSRKLSKRWVQRFKQQMETWMRQVPRFGDDLANYARLSESSFKGFFTPGMIFEAFKFNYIGPINGHSMPDMVDIFQQVRELEGPVLVHVLTTKGKGYAPAENNPTYFHGVGCFVPETGEAKKISACLPPYTEIFGRTLVDLAAKNDKIVAITAAMPEGTGLNYFADAYPDRFFDVGICEQHAVTMAAGLASQGYRPVVAVYSTFLQRSYDQVVHDVCLQNLPVTLCLDRAGLVGEDGATHHGTFDISFLRHIPNLLFMAPKDEAELQRMLITALKHPGPAAIRYPRGVGVGAPSQDDPSPLPLALGETLRDGGDAVVVALGSRVHPALEAAEELAKEAGREVAVFNARFIKPLPKTQLLELARTHSRILVVEENVVAGGFGSAVLELFAAQGVLCGQSIRLLGIPDVFVEHGPQRMLRKQLGLDKTGIKDALTELFAAAPLSQKES
- a CDS encoding RNA methyltransferase gives rise to the protein MPPSHDPAVALLRQRLAVVLFRPKFAENVGSTARACLNMGCKRILLVAPRDYVPERAKPLATVHAEPLLDQNQTFADLPSALAPFTQVYGTTARLGGRRATLLSPAQAARQIVDQMLAGHDVALLFGPEDRGLTNAEIDRCTHLISIPTATPSVSLNLAQAVLLILYECLQAARGAPSPTPKPLQADFVDHAEQEALFAALGHLLTTIDFLPKTNPDYGMLRLRRLWHRLGMRRSEYALLMGICRQMQWALGNKKRDE
- a CDS encoding DUF2905 family protein; this translates as MSKFLILITVFLIVTGLFRPLLRKLRLGRLPGDFLIQRGNFRLYLPVTSSIMIGLGLTVLIWLFRH
- a CDS encoding ABC transporter ATP-binding protein, which codes for MLLIEDLRVSIDGQEVLKGVSLEIKEGETFILFGPNGSGKTSLLMTLMGFANYTVTGGKITFRGHDITHAPIYERARLGLGMSFQRPPTIHGLKTRHLVSMCAHHRDREVDVEALARRVNFDQFLERDINAGFSGGEIKRSELLQLMAQKPSLLLFDEPESGVDLENMALIGNTVRELLNGSQEPKPDQSMKDLRAKRETSGLIITHTGYILDYIHADRGQVLHKGVLCCQANPRVILEHIGKFGYKECVRCLN
- a CDS encoding methyl-accepting chemotaxis protein, with the translated sequence MLHAVRSVEGFRLAGIGSALAVPVIAVGLHLAQASTWTILSVVIAGCMVLALLMWGFLSGLAAVLQSNRTCAEAIVAGDYHRLFEQAPDSGLLGQSQEGLRDTLTHLKHELSLSKGVMRSMVTPFVVTDTNEVFIYGNQGLIRMLEHEGKPEDYYGQDVSMFFYGEKRQTVLGIAMKENRTISKEVEFIGRKGGKRNIHIDAAPLFDIEGQLMGALCIYTDLSDIRASEAKLCEQNEIISSAAGKATGVSKSLAAAAAELAAQVEEARGGAEEQRSRTAETATAMEEMNATVLEVARNASSAAEASDQARVKAMEGAKIVDESVAAITKVQSQSSEVRSSLGQLGQQAEQIGRIMNVIEDIADQTNLLALNAAIEAARAGDAGRGFAVVADEVRKLAEKTMNATKEVGDAISAIQLGTRDSITSMDQAVGAIEHATSKANLSGRSLQEILGLAEQAADQVRSIATAAEQQSATSEEINRGVDEINRIASETSEVMNQSAQSVSQMAGMAVELNTIIADMRAQAPEECTPT
- a CDS encoding DUF933 domain-containing protein; the encoded protein is MKTALIGFAGAGKSELFAALAGAAAVPSGRAMVKVPEPRLTPLAELYKPPKITFTEIELLDLPGAAGAKGGGLGDRVLNEVRPYDCLLALLDGFSGAAEPMDQLQAMEADFLIADLAVVEKRLERIAQDKKKTKLLHDPEEEAALLQAKEHLDRERPLRENETLLALPKLRGFRFLSAKPVLWAWNVGEDKLADVTVPEAGPGAVHIAVSARLERELAELQDDEERNAFMQDLGMKRSALDLVVGGVYNLLGLITFLTAGEKEVRAWPLRAGQPAQEAAGVIHSDIQRGFIRAEVLGWEDFLACKTFKTAKERGLLRLEGKEYVVRDGDIIEFRFNV
- a CDS encoding polyprenyl synthetase family protein, producing MMKAYLSELGREVDRYLATCLKRPGVPDPLLQAMEYSLLAGGKRLRPVLCLVWAEMVGEPRAHVLPAAAALECIHTYSLIHDDLPAMDDDDLRRGKPSNHKRFGEALAILAGDALLTEAFGLLFSCAVPAERMLAAGRELARAAGAAGMVGGQVLDMQWTGGTATEKDLSRMQELKTGAMIRASCVCGALLGGATEVDLARAADYGTHIGRAFQITDDILDVIGDQAVLGKPVGSDQDLGKVTYPALIGLEASRDLARSHTDQALAALDVFSDAPDISDLTRRHAWFLRELAEYILTRAT
- the zwf gene encoding glucose-6-phosphate dehydrogenase; this encodes MTTQDLRDLFVQPSVQPDSPTTLAMPDLTRGTGRHLPPCIIVVFGASGDLAMRKLFPALYHLHGGGHLPDHFAIIGCSRTEFDDPGFREQVRESLPSPDNGDQDHRDAFLRSVCYQQLQYDNPDDYMALSRRLESVSAFFGTQGNTLFYLAVPPQLYPEITTRLGQCGLAQEKDRTHEWSRVVLEKPFGHDLESAKTLNDVLHRHFDEHQIFRIDHYLAKETVQNVLMFRFANTIFEPLWNRNYIEYVGITAAETLGVEKRAGYYEQAGVLRDMFQNHMMQLLSMVAMEPPARFQDEPVRDDKTKVFRSLRPFELQGKFSDLVLGQYAAGRINGKDVPGYRSEEKVAPDSLTPTYALLRSYIDNWRWQGVPFYICSGKRLAKKLSRIIIQFKDVPHAMFRHVLGERISSNRLILGIQPDEVINLTFQAKIPGMNNVLRTVTMNFDYNQESKTAIKDAYEKVLMDCLLGDQMLFWRQDAVRLCWAYLTPILELCESCGDRAKHLNFYPAGSWGPEAATTLYPDYLKDHA